Proteins encoded by one window of Phenylobacterium soli:
- a CDS encoding OmpW/AlkL family protein, with translation MSVLRYALAAGAALTAVAAVGAAQAQDFRPKAAGDIMLNVRITDVAPDAGDPIKLIATGADTGLKADVSDEVVPSVGLTYFLTDNWAVEAIATTTHHTIKATGPGTDLKVKDTWVLPPVVSLQYHFMPKAKFSPYLGAGVNYMLFYNGSDKNGFHLKVKNGFGTALQAGADIATSGPWSVNLDVKKVFFNTKATDTTSGLKSKVNLDPWVVSAGFGYKF, from the coding sequence ATGAGTGTTCTTCGTTACGCGCTCGCCGCCGGCGCAGCGCTGACCGCCGTCGCGGCCGTGGGCGCCGCCCAGGCGCAGGATTTTCGTCCGAAGGCGGCCGGCGACATCATGCTGAACGTGCGCATCACCGACGTGGCGCCCGACGCGGGCGACCCGATCAAGCTGATCGCCACGGGCGCGGACACCGGCCTGAAGGCGGACGTCAGCGACGAGGTCGTGCCCAGCGTCGGCCTGACCTACTTCCTCACCGACAACTGGGCGGTCGAGGCCATCGCGACCACCACGCACCACACCATCAAGGCGACCGGGCCGGGCACGGACCTGAAGGTGAAGGACACCTGGGTGCTGCCGCCGGTGGTCTCGCTGCAGTACCACTTCATGCCGAAGGCCAAGTTCAGCCCCTATCTCGGCGCGGGCGTGAACTACATGCTGTTCTACAACGGCTCCGACAAGAACGGCTTCCATCTGAAGGTGAAGAACGGCTTCGGCACGGCCCTGCAGGCGGGCGCCGACATCGCCACCTCCGGTCCCTGGAGCGTCAACCTCGACGTCAAGAAGGTGTTCTTCAACACCAAGGCCACGGACACGACCAGCGGTCTGAAATCCAAGGTGAACCTGGACCCGTGGGTGGTCTCCGCCGGCTTCGGCTACAAGTTCTGA
- a CDS encoding acyl-CoA dehydrogenase family protein, producing MDFNDSPEEAAYRAKVREWLAANAPKKAVGGDPEGGGDTMAASKAWQAKKAAAGYAQITWPKEWGGPGGTPIQQVIFSQEEAKYPVPPNVFQIGLGMCVPTVMAFADEETKKRFVGPALRGEEIWCQLFSEPSGGSDVAAARTRAEKASDGSGDWLISGQKVWTTGAQFSDFGIVICRTDVNQPKHKGMTMFWLDMKDPGVEVRPIHQMSGGSGFNEVFFTNVRVKDSQRLGAVNEGWKVSLVTLMNERLAVGGPSGASWEQFMEAARDITGLDGAPAIKDQSLRDKIADWYVATEGLKHTRNRTLTALSRGETPGPESSIGKVVSALNMQELANTAVEMLDQYGVINDPALSPLSAAFHMSLLSAPGLRIAGGTDEILKNIIAERVLGLPGDIRVDKDVPFKDMPTGR from the coding sequence ATGGACTTCAACGACAGCCCCGAAGAAGCCGCCTACCGCGCCAAGGTCCGCGAGTGGCTCGCCGCCAATGCGCCGAAGAAGGCCGTGGGCGGAGACCCCGAAGGGGGCGGCGACACCATGGCCGCCTCCAAGGCCTGGCAGGCCAAGAAGGCCGCCGCCGGCTACGCCCAGATCACCTGGCCCAAGGAGTGGGGCGGGCCGGGCGGCACGCCGATCCAGCAGGTCATCTTCAGCCAGGAAGAGGCCAAGTACCCGGTCCCGCCGAACGTGTTCCAGATCGGCCTCGGCATGTGCGTGCCGACGGTGATGGCGTTCGCCGATGAGGAGACCAAGAAGCGCTTCGTCGGCCCCGCCCTGCGCGGCGAGGAGATCTGGTGCCAGCTGTTCTCCGAGCCCTCCGGCGGCTCGGACGTGGCCGCGGCGCGGACCCGCGCCGAGAAGGCCTCCGACGGTTCCGGCGACTGGCTGATCTCGGGCCAAAAAGTGTGGACGACGGGGGCCCAGTTCTCCGACTTCGGGATCGTCATCTGCCGGACGGACGTCAACCAGCCCAAGCACAAGGGCATGACGATGTTCTGGCTCGACATGAAGGATCCGGGCGTCGAGGTGCGGCCGATCCACCAGATGTCCGGCGGCTCGGGCTTCAACGAGGTGTTCTTCACCAACGTGCGGGTGAAGGACAGCCAGCGGCTCGGCGCGGTCAACGAGGGCTGGAAGGTCAGCCTGGTCACCCTGATGAACGAGCGCCTAGCGGTCGGCGGCCCTTCGGGCGCGAGCTGGGAGCAGTTCATGGAGGCGGCCCGCGACATCACCGGCCTCGACGGCGCGCCGGCCATCAAGGACCAGTCGCTGCGCGACAAGATCGCCGACTGGTACGTGGCGACCGAAGGCCTCAAGCACACCCGCAACCGGACGCTGACCGCCCTGTCGCGCGGCGAGACGCCCGGCCCGGAGAGCTCCATCGGCAAGGTGGTCTCGGCGCTCAACATGCAGGAGCTGGCCAACACCGCCGTGGAGATGCTGGATCAGTACGGGGTCATCAACGACCCGGCGCTGAGCCCGCTCTCGGCGGCGTTCCACATGTCGCTGTTGAGCGCGCCCGGCCTGCGGATCGCCGGCGGCACGGACGAGATCCTCAAGAACATCATCGCTGAGCGCGTCCTCGGCCTGCCCGGCGACATCCGCGTCGACAAGGACGTGCCGTTCAAGGACATGCCGACCGGGCGGTAG
- a CDS encoding glycosyltransferase, with protein MRRAKGKGAPGSARLVRFDPAALTAFGGDDHTSFHLIDTTMMYAPRSGGVKRYLSAKRSWLDKKRPDIRHTLVVPGAKTHVEGPGLVTVKSTRLPFGDGYRMPASVTKWETVLTALRPDIIEAGDVFVPGHAALEAGEALGVPVVGFCHTDAAALAALHLGDWAEAPTFNFWSQAYQRFDHVVAPSWHTASRLAEAGVERVSVHPLGVDTDLFHPSRGDRARLLRRTGLPADSRLLVFAGRPAREKNVDGMIEAVEKLGDPYRLVLIGAGQGARYSRQVVSLDFEKEPERLAAVVASCDAFLHANENEIFGLVVIEAMAAGLPVIGPNKGGVGELIDDAVGQHAATSDPSDLAEAIEALFARDVAAIRLAARKRAVARHSWDATFDGLTKLYAELIDASAARRQPLALTA; from the coding sequence GTGCGCCGCGCCAAGGGCAAGGGCGCGCCGGGCTCGGCCCGGCTCGTGCGCTTCGATCCGGCGGCCCTGACCGCCTTCGGCGGCGACGACCACACCAGCTTCCACCTGATCGACACCACCATGATGTACGCACCCCGCTCCGGCGGGGTGAAGCGCTACCTCTCGGCCAAGCGCTCCTGGCTCGATAAGAAGCGGCCGGACATTCGCCACACCCTCGTCGTCCCCGGCGCCAAGACCCACGTGGAGGGCCCAGGCCTGGTCACCGTCAAGTCGACCCGGCTGCCGTTCGGCGACGGCTACCGGATGCCGGCCAGCGTGACCAAGTGGGAGACGGTGCTCACCGCCCTGCGGCCCGACATCATCGAGGCCGGCGACGTCTTCGTGCCCGGCCACGCCGCCCTCGAGGCGGGCGAGGCCCTGGGCGTGCCGGTGGTCGGCTTCTGCCACACCGACGCGGCGGCGCTCGCCGCCCTGCACCTGGGCGACTGGGCCGAGGCCCCGACCTTCAACTTCTGGAGCCAGGCCTACCAGCGGTTCGACCACGTGGTCGCGCCGTCCTGGCACACCGCCTCGCGCCTTGCCGAGGCCGGTGTCGAGCGGGTCAGCGTCCATCCGCTGGGCGTCGACACCGACCTCTTCCACCCGAGCCGCGGCGACCGCGCCCGCCTCTTGCGCCGCACCGGCCTGCCGGCCGACAGCCGGCTGCTGGTGTTCGCCGGCCGTCCCGCCCGGGAGAAGAACGTCGACGGCATGATCGAGGCGGTGGAGAAGCTCGGCGATCCCTACCGGCTGGTGCTGATCGGCGCCGGCCAGGGCGCGCGCTATTCGCGCCAGGTCGTCAGCCTCGACTTCGAGAAGGAGCCCGAGCGGCTCGCCGCCGTCGTCGCCTCCTGCGACGCCTTCCTGCACGCTAACGAGAACGAGATCTTCGGCCTCGTGGTCATCGAGGCCATGGCCGCCGGCCTGCCGGTGATCGGCCCCAACAAGGGCGGAGTGGGCGAGCTGATCGACGACGCCGTGGGACAGCACGCCGCCACCTCCGACCCCTCGGACCTCGCCGAGGCCATCGAGGCCCTGTTCGCCCGCGACGTCGCCGCGATCCGCCTGGCGGCCCGCAAGCGCGCTGTCGCCCGCCACAGCTGGGACGCCACCTTCGACGGCCTGACCAAGCTCTACGCCGAGCTCATCGACGCCTCGGCCGCCCGCCGCCAGCCGCTGGCCCTGACGGCCTAG
- a CDS encoding acyl-CoA dehydrogenase family protein — protein MNFDFSDDQKFLQSEARKFLEANSSAAQVRKVLDDEAKPYDEKLWKAVAGQGWLGAAIPEAHGGLGLGHLELCVIAEELGRSVAPIPFASTVYFLAEAVMLAGSDAQKAEILPKVAAGEIIGAMATSEGPGTLTPSGLQATVAGGKLSGVKIPVTDGDIADLCVVLAKEGGQAGLYLVDLNGPGVTREALKTLDSTRDAAKLTFKDAPAQRLGGAGEGFALVEQVFDRAAVLIAFEQCGGADKCLEMAKAYALERYAFGRVIASYQAIKHKLADMYVKNQLARSNAYYGAWALNTNAPELPIAASAARISASEAYWFGAKENIQTHGGIGFTWEMDCHLYYKRSRQLGLVAGAPRAWKERLVSHLERKNAA, from the coding sequence ATGAATTTCGATTTCTCAGACGACCAGAAGTTCCTCCAGTCGGAGGCCCGGAAGTTCCTGGAGGCCAATTCCTCGGCCGCCCAGGTGCGCAAGGTGCTGGACGACGAGGCCAAGCCCTATGACGAGAAGCTCTGGAAGGCCGTGGCCGGGCAGGGCTGGCTGGGCGCGGCGATCCCCGAGGCGCACGGCGGGCTTGGCCTGGGCCACCTCGAGCTCTGCGTGATCGCCGAGGAGCTGGGCCGCTCGGTCGCGCCGATCCCCTTCGCCTCCACCGTCTACTTCCTGGCTGAAGCCGTGATGCTGGCGGGCTCCGACGCCCAGAAGGCCGAGATCCTGCCGAAAGTCGCGGCGGGCGAGATCATCGGCGCCATGGCGACCTCGGAAGGCCCTGGCACGCTGACGCCGAGCGGGCTGCAGGCCACGGTGGCGGGCGGCAAGCTCTCGGGCGTGAAGATCCCGGTGACCGACGGCGACATCGCCGACCTCTGTGTGGTGCTCGCCAAGGAGGGCGGCCAGGCCGGTCTCTACCTCGTCGACCTGAACGGGCCGGGCGTGACGCGAGAGGCGCTGAAGACGCTGGATTCCACCCGTGACGCGGCCAAGCTCACCTTCAAGGACGCGCCGGCCCAGCGGCTGGGCGGCGCGGGCGAGGGCTTCGCCCTGGTGGAGCAGGTGTTCGACCGCGCGGCGGTGCTGATCGCCTTCGAACAGTGCGGCGGCGCCGACAAGTGCCTGGAGATGGCCAAGGCCTACGCCCTCGAGCGCTACGCCTTCGGCCGGGTCATCGCCTCCTACCAGGCCATCAAGCACAAGCTGGCCGACATGTACGTGAAGAACCAGCTGGCGCGGTCCAACGCCTACTACGGAGCCTGGGCGCTCAACACCAATGCGCCGGAGCTGCCAATCGCGGCGAGTGCGGCGCGCATCTCGGCCTCGGAGGCCTACTGGTTCGGGGCCAAGGAGAACATCCAGACCCACGGCGGCATCGGCTTCACCTGGGAGATGGACTGCCACCTCTACTACAAGCGCTCGCGCCAGCTCGGTCTGGTCGCCGGCGCGCCGCGCGCCTGGAAGGAGCGGCTCGTCAGCCACCTCGAGCGCAAGAACGCGGCCTAA